In Archocentrus centrarchus isolate MPI-CPG fArcCen1 chromosome 21, fArcCen1, whole genome shotgun sequence, the following are encoded in one genomic region:
- the LOC115801314 gene encoding uncharacterized protein LOC115801314 gives MDFIQKSGVKIPNAVIISGVTKVASQDEQVIDFLKHYGEIERCFSVDDSLSKFHQNLIVEYSCGSAIEGLEAHLPYKYTSHDDPTVVYEISALSSVYAAQVGSNVTKTYSAELKELAKLSGKDYSEVLKQTMSQIGEDVGAIQPVAEDSPHTHVETITLSSPTIKEQQDPTIFLNATPSSKGATDHVTLTSKGRTLPLSLTDMNPPDIQKVVVEHIVRSQDVVSPMQSQVRLRSFSGKTSRPNNETDYDTWRAHIELLQSDPSMSPLQISRKILESLLPPAADIVRGLRPESSPAAYLQLLDSAFGTV, from the coding sequence ATGGATTTCATACAGAAGTCTGGCGTCAAAATTCCAAACGCAGTTATTATCAGCGGAGTCACTAAGGTGGCCAGCCAAGATGAGCAGGTGATCGACTTTCTGAAACATTATGGGGAGATtgagagatgcttttctgttgATGATTCATTGTCTAAGTTCCACCAAAACCTGATCGTTGAATATTCCTGTGGTTCAGCCATAGAAGGTTTAGAGGCTCACTTACCTTATAAATACACCTCACATGATGACCCCACTGTTGTGTATGAAATCAGTGCACTCAGTAGCGTATATGCTGCCCAGGTTGGAAGTAATGTCACAAAAACTTACTCAGCTGAACTTAAAGAACTAGCCAAGCTGAGTGGCAAAGACTATAGTGAGGTGTTGAAGCAAACAATGTCCCAGATTGGGGAGGATGTTGGAGCCATTCAACCCGTAGCCGAAGATTCTCCCCATACACATGTTGAGACCATCACACTATCTTCACCCACTATTAAAGAGCAACAAGATCCCACTATTTTCCTAAATGCCACACCAAGCAGCAAAGGTGCTACTGACCATGTCACCCTCACTAGTAAAGGGAGGACACTGCCACTTTCATTAACTGATATGAACCCACCTGACATCCAGAAGGTCGTGGTTGAGCATATAGTACGGAGTCAAGATGTTGTTTCACCCATGCAGTCCCAAGTGAGGCTTCGCTCTTTCTCCGGGAAAACTTCCCGACCTAATAATGAAACCGATTATGACACATGGCGCGCACACATTGAACTACTCCAAAGTGATCCTAGTATGTCTCCCTTGCAAATATCCAGAAAGATTCTTGAGAGCCTGCTTCCTCCAGCAGCGGATATAGTAAGGGGTTTACGGCCTGAGTCATCACCCGCAGCCTACCTGCAGCTCCTAGACTCCGCCTTTGGCACAGTGTAA
- the pdzk1 gene encoding Na(+)/H(+) exchange regulatory cofactor NHE-RF3 yields MAAYKPRVISLTKKPNQTFGFYLRLEGGEEGHLIRSLEMGGPAERAGMKDGDRILRVNGTFVDERPHSEVVDLVKSSGTSVTFHTLDESSYKRAKAQGVNLSDPASRPVANGVEKHSLKPKLCYLVKSSSGFGFSVRSVNGEEGLFMTEVIPGGVADRAGIKLNDRLVEVNGENVENSTHDVVVGKMRLAGSNIMLLLVNEETDKFYQKKQVKIGSWIATTMYLPHQPRIINMTKGSDGYGFSLKELNQPGHFIRDIERGSPAEKAHLKEMDRLVAVDGREVSSCSHEEVVDKIKLSGNNCSLLVVDKDTDEMYKLGEVSPLLFWEDMKDSNSPPSYTEAVNFSAPVQPSTPVPERKEELRPKLCKLEKTSTGFGFHLNGVQGVYGHYIQKLVKGGAADKAGLEDDDIVVEVNGVNVEQSFHEDVVKIIQGSGNSLEMLVVKRSIYDKLKAKGVPITRQLLGETSYAQVHSADTPEASERETRPKTQTEPERQRNSSVSSSSSEESIDERL; encoded by the exons ATGGCTGCGTACAAGCCAAGGGTGATTTCGCTAACGAAGAAACCGAACCAGACATTTGGCTTCTATCTGAGGTTGGAGGGTGGCGAGGAGGGTCACCTGATCCGCTCCTTGGAAATGGGAGGTCCAGCCGAACGGGCTGGCATGAAAGACGGAGACCGCATCCTCCGGGTCAATGGAACATTTGTCGATGAACGGCCTCATTCTGAG GTGGTGGACTTGGTGAAAAGCAGTGGAACATCTGTCACTTTCCACACTCTAGATGAATCCTCCTACAAGCGAGCAAAAGCGCAGGGAGTAAATCTGTCTGACCCGGCAAGCAGGCCAGTTGCCAATGGagtggaaaaacacagtctAAAACCCAAACTGTGCTACTTGGTAAAGTCCAGCTCGGGCTTTGGGTTTTCAGTTCGCTCAGTCAACG GTGAGGAGGGTCTGTTCATGACAGAAGTGATCCCAGGAGGCGTGGCTGACAGAGCAGGGATCAAACTCAACGACCGTCTGGTGGAGGTCAACGGGGAGAACGTAGAAAACTCCACACACGATGTGGTAGTGGGCAAAATGAGACTTGCAGGCAGCAATATCATGCTCCTGCTGGTCAATGAGGAAACAGACAAGTTCTATCAGAAGAAGCAAGTGAAGATTGGATCGTGGATAGCCACAACAATGTACCTCCCTCACCAACCACGTATCATCAACATGACCAAAGGATCTGATGGATATGGCTTCAGCCTTAAAGAGCTAAATCAACCAG GACACTTCATCAGGGACATAGAGAGAGGCAGTCCGGCAGAAAAAGCACATCTGAAGGAAATGGACAGGCTGGTGGCTGTGGATGGCAGAGAGGTGTCCAGCTGTAGCCACGAGGAGGTGGTAGACAAGATCAAGCTGAGTGGCAACAATTGCAGCCTCCTAGTAGTGGACAAAGACACGGACGAAATGTATAAGCTG GGGGaagtttctcctctgctgttctGGGAGGACATGAAGGATTCCAACTCACCTCCCAGTTACACAGAAGCTGTAAATTTCTCTGCTCCTGTCCAACCATCCACACCTGTTccagagaggaaggaggagctCAGGCCTAAACTATGTAAATTGGAGAAGACCTCAACTGGCTTTGGCTTTCATCTTAATGGTGTCCAGGGGGTGTATGGCCACTACATCCAAAAG TTGGTGAAGGGTGGAGCAGCTGACAAGGCAGGCTTGGAGGATGATGACATTGTGGTTGAGGTGAACGGGGTGAATGTGGAGCAGAGCTTCCATGAAGACGTGGTGAAGATCATCCAAGGCAGTGGAAATTCCCTGGAGATGTTGGTGGTTAAAAGGAGCATCTATGATAAGCTCAAAGCTAAAGGAGTCCCTATCACACGCCAGCTCCTTGGGGAAACATCTTATGCCCAAGTCCACAGTGCAGACACTCCAGAAGCCAGCGAGAGGGAGACCAGACCGAAGACCCAGACTGAACCAGAAAGACAGAGG AATTCATCTGTGTCATCATCGTCATCTGAAGAAAGCATCGATGAGAGACTCTAA